One stretch of Podospora bellae-mahoneyi strain CBS 112042 chromosome 2, whole genome shotgun sequence DNA includes these proteins:
- a CDS encoding hypothetical protein (EggNog:ENOG503Q4N7; COG:B), whose product MTTAVKRACDACHRRKVKCDGINPCRHCSASQLACTYNAIPQKKGPKGSRAKVINELKENQRQTSLSSKQNPSNSPSLAPTPRLLTKEMINACVEFFFANLYPTMPILDRQRLEQDIMYMEQNIDSYCLLTSLCAFVSLQPGMVMPNMGMSSMSDPFNPDMMFGGGNILTCTLLMEETIRVRKSEDYAASRTINTLCTDFFLFAVHHGLEMHDKAWFYLREATTLAHLSRMNEETQYMQYDSNDAARCRRLYWLLFVTERAYALQHRRPMTLEATINLPAHADPSNPHSHHIPSFLRQIQLFHSFDHGLLSMWMKTKRECSDSYLTSLEKQLQEVLPPYLNDTQAQLNEMSINLHWLKDMAWKLGLANNNGHDAELSYSFLPMVAHFPGNLGLQGFGFLEKLLSITYDLSEALSMQPAPRTPFTPGPHDQLRKILNIVTTLRNGQHHFLPLLLSKIHAALPKMASPMLQNAPESAACNIDIFDGFGNAGMAQPPVYSHESYDNKFSIPRIEDHNSSDSNSPNNITPPSSNDMNSPFVSSPPIMSPGGMDLPHGMPSDFTSMPEMVMSPMSHAPPTSLGATVGMNNHQAQHTPLSPFPNLGSQIQGMNNHNINPPPNIALASQMHLPQPMGGTIGSNIGSNMMSRPQAQQRTSSFALGPTPIRTVGDFQALQRTNSDMTPMSPLHSMGMGSMGNEMDFNTPLR is encoded by the exons AACCCATGTCGCCACTGCTCGGCTTCACAGTTGGCTTGCACCTACAATGCCATTCCCCAGAAAAAGGGGCCCAAGGGGTCCCGAGCGAAGGTTATCAATGAACTCAAGGAGAACCAACGCCAGACGAGCCTCTCTTCGAAGCAGAACCCTTCCAACAGCCCAAGCTTGGCCCCTACACCCCGTTTGTTGACCAAGGAGATGATCAACGCTTGCGTCGAATTCTTTTTCGCCAATCTGTACCCCACCATGCCGATTCTGGACCGCCAGCGCCTGGAGCAGGATATCATGTACATGGAGCAGAATATCGATAGCTACTGCCTCTTGACATCCCTGTGCGCCTTTGTGTCGCTCCAGCCCGGCATGGTTATGCCAAACATGGGCATGTCGTCCATGAGCGATCCTTTCAACCCGGACATGATGTTTGGCGGTGGCAACATTCTGACCTGCACGttgctgatggaggagacgatTCGGGTCCGGAAGAGCGAGGATTATGCGGCTTCgcgcaccatcaacaccctctgCACCGACTTTTTCCTGTTTGCTGTACACCACGGTCTGGAGATGCACGACAAGGCTTGGTTCTACTTGCGGGAGGCCACCACATTGGCGCACCTGTCGAGGATGAACGAAGAAACCCAGTACATGCAGTACGACAGCAATGACGCAGCCAGATGCAGACGTCTGTACTGGCTGCTCTTTGTCACTGAACG TGCCTACGCCTTGCAGCATCGTCGTCCCATGACTCTGGAAgcaaccatcaacctcccGGCACATGCTGACCCCTCCAATCCTCACTCGCATCACATTCCCAGTTTCCTTCGCCAGATTCAGCTCTTCCATTCTTTCGACCATGGTCTACTTTCCATGTGGATGAAGACCAAGCGCGAATGCTCTGACTCATATCTCACCAGCCTGGAGAAACAGCTGCAGGAAGTCCTGCCCCCATATCTCAACGATACTCAGGCCCAGCTGAACGAGATGTCAATCAACCTTCACTGGCTCAAGGACATGGCCTGGAAGCTGGGTCTTGCAAACAACAACGGCCATGATGCTGAGCTCTCTTACTCCTTTTTGCCAATGGTCGCACATTTCCCAGGAAATCTGGGCCTGCAGGGCTTTGGTTTCCTCGAGAAGCTGCTCAGCATCACATACGACCTCTCCGAAGCACTCTCTATGCAACCGGCTCCCAGGACGCCTTTCACCCCTGGCCCGCATGATCAGCTCCGAAAGATACTCAACATTGTCACGACTCTGCGCAACGGACAACACCACTTCCTGCCTTTGCTTCTCAGCAAGATACACGCTGCTTTGCCAAAGATGGCCAGCCCTATGCTGCAGAACGCCCCGGAAAGTGCGGCCTGCAATATCGACATTTTTGACGGGTTTGGAAACGCTGGCATGGCACAGCCCCCGGTTTACTCGCATGAGTCGTATGATAACAAATTTTCGATCCCACGAATCGAGGACCACAACTCTTCGGATTCTAACAgccccaacaacatcacTCCACCGAGCAGCAACGATATGAATTCGCCCTTTGTTAGCTCGCCACCCATCATGTCCCCCGGCGGCATGGACCTGCCTCATGGTATGCCATCCGACTTTACCTCAATGCCAGAAATGGTCATGAGTCCAATGAGCCATGCACCGCCGACCTCGTTGGGTGCCACTGTTGGCATGAACAACCACCAGGCACAACACACACCGCTCTCACCCTTTCCGAATCTGGGTTCGCAAATACAAGGAAtgaacaaccacaacatcaaccctcctccaaatATAGCCCTCGCTTCTCAAATGCATCTCCCTCAGCCGATGGGAGGGACAATAGGCTCCAATATCGGTAGCAACATGATGTCGAGGccacaagcacaacaacGGACAAGCAGCTTTGCACTCGGGCCCACACCGATTCGTACTGTAGGCGATTTTCAAGCACTGCAGCGGACCAACTCAGACATGACGCCCATGAGTCCGCTGCATTCAATGGGGATGGGCTCTATGGGAAATGAAATGGACTTCAACACGCCCTTGAGGTAG
- a CDS encoding hypothetical protein (EggNog:ENOG503P8HW): MASNNTSPIPVATFGKDPKVAEQVREKLLPDIEVVHCSLTLDSALAELPALCSGDTSVSPSSGLGTNAGASDSSSRKAPQAIFFGGGFTDDEYEQIVAAVQARAPGIHMVKVQKRDVLAAGSFGPNPDTIAKIYRKKMAALVAA, from the coding sequence ATGGcttccaacaacacctcccccatccccgtcGCCACCTTTGGCAAAGACCCGAAAGTAGCCGAGCAAGTCCGCGAGAAGCTCCTTCCCGACATCGAAGTCGTCCActgctccctcaccctcgactCGGCCCTCGCCGAGCTCCCCGCCCTCTGCTCCGGGGACACCTccgtctccccttcctccggCCTCGGCACAAACGCCGGTGCTtccgactcctcctcccgcaagGCCCCCCAGGCCATCTTCTTCGGGGGCGGCTTCACGGACGACGAGTACGAGCAGATCGTCGCCGCCGTCCAGGCCCGCGCTCCGGGCATCCACATGGTCAAGGTCCAGAAGCGGGATGTTCTCGCCGCGGGCTCGTTCGGGCCGAACCCGGACACTATTGCCAAGATTtacaggaagaagatggctgcTCTGGTGGCTGCTTAG
- the CCR4 gene encoding Glucose-repressible alcohol dehydrogenase transcriptional effector (EggNog:ENOG503NVSK; BUSCO:EOG09260WGT; COG:K) — protein sequence MADGDRHPIQAFSSPLSSNFSSSSSIANGILLNSLLSHLVAAQPTAHSKTSASLGQNLRGMYGQGPQQGHNNRLSGAPGRGQPNIPPVQYQQYNYGQQPQGHPHQHHAHHHQNLQPDPGVHGLPAGNMGHSSYSTGAHQASSPFAAGSHPSGQTATTRGGSGQAISDSWGEQLKLYKQAQEAHQTMVEQHLPHYYARAKASDNKGVVYASEGTTTTEDQEVARNRPSYTTNKLVKRQDWHNLDLSGQGVRKIARALFSYDFLVELYIASNKITVLPPDIGKLRCLKVLEASHNELHELPPEIGMCTNLQQLILFNNHITSLPYELGFLYKLEMLGLHGNPLMNGPLKDEIMNKDTKSLINSLLVDAPVPPAPAPRLPITVQDDVASSLERVSVLTWNILCERYATKQMYGYTPPSALEWDYRKQLILDEIYDRNPDIVCLQEISRNAYENEFSPSLAKHGYRGIQWSRPKVKTLPNNMVGGVDGCATFWKTDKWIVLQKEMLDYSHLTITRPDLKQNHDVYNRAMGKDNIGTIILLESRVTGSRLIVANTHLAWEPDLCDVKLLQIACLMENITRLGDKWTRTPPMAIDKKQAIQGILEEGEERQELPPPGPSQEYRNNTDIPLIICGDYNSTPSSGVYDFLATGRLSHDHPEWLGRKYGNFTRDGVEHPFSIRSAYAHLRGGPHELSFTNYTPTFREVIDYIWYSTNTLELVSLLAPPDKQALTRIPGFPYYHFPSDHIQIMAEYVIRPRKDKRAVVEPDFGPSSRRT from the exons ATGGCAGATGGTGACCGACATCCGATACAAGCCTTCTCGAGCCCGCTTTCGTCCAATTTCAGCTCTAGCAGCTCGATCGCCAACGGCATACTGCTCAACTCCCTTTTGTCACACCTAGTGGCCGCCCAACCCACCGCCCATTCTAAGACATCGGCGTCTCTTGGCCAAAACCTGCGCGGCATGTATGGTCAGGGGCCCCAGCAGGGGCACAACAATCGCCTCAGTGGTGCTCCAGGGCGGGGTCAGCCCAATATTCCGCCAGTGCAGTATCAACAGTACAACTACGGTCAACAGCCACAGGGCCATCCACATCAGCATCATGCGCATCACCATCAGAATCTTCAGCCAGACCCCGGTGTACACGGGTTACCGGCGGGGAACATGGGGCATTCAAGCTACTCCACCGGCGCCCATCAAGCCTCTAGCCCATTTGCTGCCGGGAGCCATCCTAGCGGGCAAACTGCCACCACTAGAGGTGGTTCTGGTCAAGCAATCTCGGACAGTTGGGGAGAGCAGCTCAAATTGTACAAACAAGCACAGGAGGCGCATCAAACCATGGTTGAGCAGCACCTTCCGCACTATTATGCACGGGCCAAGGCATCCGACAacaagggggtggtgtatgCTTCCGAAGGAACGACAACTACAGAGGACCAGGAAGTCGCTAGAAACCGGCCCTCCTATACCACAAACAAGCTTGTCAAACGACAGGATTGGCACAACCTCGACCTGAGCGGTCAAGGGGTGCGCAAGATTGCGCGGGCCTTGTTCAGTTACGATTTTCTTGTAGAGCTGTACATTGCGTCCAACAAGATTACCGTCTTGCCTCCAGATATTGGCAAACTAAGGTGCTTGAAGGTGTTGGAAGCGTCTCATAACGAACTGCATGAACTGCCCCCCGAAATCGGCATGTGCACAAACCTCCAGCAGCTTATCTTGTTTAACAATCACATAACAAGCCTTCCGTATGAATTGGGCTTCCTTTACAAGCTGGAGATGCTGGGTCTCCACGGCAACCCACTCATGAATGGCCCGTTGAAAGACGAAATCATGAACAAGGACACGAAGAGCTTGATCAACAGTCTTCTCGTTGACGCTCCAG TCCCCCCTGCTCCCgctcctcgtcttcccatCACGGTGCAAGATGATGTGGCGTCTAGCCTTGAACGTGTCAGCGTTTTAACGTGGAATATTCTGTGCGAAAGGTACGCAACCAAGCAGATGTATGGCTACACACCGCCCTCAGCTCTTGAATGGGACTATCGCAAGCAGTTGATTCTCGACGAGATCTATGACCGCAACCCAGACATCGTCTGCCTCCAAGAGATCAGCAGGAACGCCTATGAGAACGAATTCTCTCCCTCCCTGGCCAAACACGGTTATAGAGGTATACAGTGGTCAAGACCCAAGGTGAAGACATTGCCCAACAACATGGTAGGCGGTGTTGACGGCTGTGCTACTTTCTGGAAGACCGACAAGTGGATTGTACTGCAAAAGGAGATGCTTGACTATTCacacctcaccatcacccgccCAGATCTCAAGCAAAACCACGACGTTTACAACAGGGCGATGGGCAAAGATAATATTGGGACGATTATCTTGCTGGAGAGCCGAGTAACAGGGTCTCGCTTGATTGTGGCCAACACGCATCTGGCCTGGGAGCCTGATCTTTGCGACGTGAAGCTATTGCAGATCGCGTGTCTGATGGAGAACATCACGAGGCTCGGCGATAAATGGACACGAACCCCGCCGATGGCAATCGACAAAAAGCAAGCGATTCAAGGGATCCtcgaagaaggagaggagaggcaggagcTTCCTCCGCCAGGCCCTTCACAGGAGTATCGCAACAACACGGATATTCCTCTGATCATCTGCGGCGATTACAACTCTACGCCCAGCAGTGGCGTTTACGACTTTCTTGCCACTGGCCGTCTTTCCCATGATCACCCCGAATGGCTTGGTCGAAAGTACGGAAACTTCACGAGAGACGGTGTTGAGCACCCCTTCAGCATCCGTTCGGCCTATGCCCATCTCAGAGGTGGACCTCATGAACTTAGCTTCACCAACTACACACCAACCTTCCGTGAAGTCATTGACTACATCTGGTATTCGACCAACACGCTGGAGTTGGTGTCGTTGCTTGCTCCTCCGGACAAGCAGGCTCTTACGCGGATTCCCGGCTTCCCATATTATCACTTCCCATCTGACCACATTCAAATCATGGCCGAGTACGTGATCCGGCCCCGCAAGGACAAGAGAGCAGTCGTGGAGCCGGATTTTGGACCAAGCAGCCGGCGGACTTGA